The proteins below are encoded in one region of Gaiella occulta:
- a CDS encoding flagellar motor protein, translating to MDPATLIGILLALIGLLVAVILEGGNPLAFLNLPSFFIVFVGTAGVTMASVRLKGFASVPRLIVKGLKSARGMDGSEVVGTLVRLAERARREGLLAIEEDLAEVPDPFLRKGLQMVVDGTDPEVVRDVLRADIDGMAERHRRGYTMFLTAGGFSPTLGIIGTVMGLVHVLEQLADPNELGPSIAVAFIATLYGVAAANVFYLPMANKLKALSEEELELRELAVDGILAIQAGENPRIIGEKLASYLPPAKPKPERQASADSAAAVAAEEPA from the coding sequence ATGGATCCAGCCACCCTCATCGGCATCCTGCTCGCCCTGATCGGGCTGCTCGTCGCCGTCATCCTCGAGGGCGGGAACCCGCTCGCGTTCCTCAACCTGCCGTCGTTCTTCATCGTCTTCGTCGGCACCGCCGGGGTGACGATGGCGAGCGTCCGGCTCAAGGGCTTCGCGAGCGTCCCGCGGCTGATCGTCAAGGGCCTCAAGTCCGCGCGCGGCATGGACGGCTCGGAGGTCGTCGGCACTCTCGTCCGGCTCGCCGAGCGTGCCCGGCGCGAGGGCCTGCTCGCGATCGAGGAGGACCTCGCGGAGGTGCCGGACCCGTTCCTGCGCAAGGGCCTCCAGATGGTCGTGGACGGCACCGACCCGGAGGTGGTGCGCGACGTCCTCCGCGCCGACATCGACGGCATGGCCGAGCGGCACCGGCGCGGCTACACGATGTTCTTGACCGCCGGCGGCTTCTCGCCGACGCTCGGGATCATCGGCACGGTGATGGGCCTCGTGCACGTGCTCGAGCAGCTCGCCGACCCGAACGAGCTCGGCCCGTCGATCGCCGTGGCCTTCATCGCCACCCTCTACGGCGTGGCCGCGGCGAACGTCTTCTACCTGCCGATGGCGAACAAGCTCAAGGCGCTCTCCGAGGAGGAGCTCGAGCTGCGCGAGCTCGCCGTCGACGGCATCCTCGCCATCCAGGCGGGCGAGAACCCGCGCATCATCGGCGAGAAGCTCGCCAGCTACCTGCCGCCCGCGAAGCCGAAGCCGGAGCGGCAGGCCTCCGCGGATTCGGCGGCGGCGGTCG